A stretch of the Macaca mulatta isolate MMU2019108-1 chromosome 16, T2T-MMU8v2.0, whole genome shotgun sequence genome encodes the following:
- the LOC144336088 gene encoding uncharacterized protein LOC144336088 has product MYPCVPALPAADQQAAQPLAPWGAFPVGRGALQASTPRSVDDCRSSAVSDPQGAWFSCPSGLPASSLGRFQAVLYGAGRRSHLHSPPPWVLINPRHQAWGPTGLGNSVLTEVSRMASADKLTLDTVRANHTGP; this is encoded by the coding sequence ATGTACCCGTGTGTTCCCGCCCTGCCTGCCGCTGACCAGCAAGCAGCCCAGCCCCTTGCCCCGTGGGGCGCATTTCCCGTGGGTCGAGGGGCGTTGCAGGCCAGCACTCCACGCTCCGTGGACGACTGCCGCAGCAGCGCTGTTTCTGACCCTCAAGGTGCCTGGTTCTCATGCCCCTCGGGCCTCCCTGCTTCCAGTCTTGGCCGGTTCCAGGCCGTCCTCTACGGAGCCGGCAGAAGGTCCCACCTCCACTCCCCTCCTCCCTGGGTCCTCATCAACCCTCGGCACCAAGCGTGGGGCCCCACTGGTTTGGGGAACTCCGTGCTGACTGAGGTCTCCCGCATGGCCAGCGCCGACAAGCTGACCCTGGACACCGTGCGTGCGAACCACACGGGCCCCTGA